The proteins below come from a single Harpia harpyja isolate bHarHar1 chromosome 2, bHarHar1 primary haplotype, whole genome shotgun sequence genomic window:
- the ELMOD2 gene encoding ELMO domain-containing protein 2 isoform X1 — protein MLVYFWGFLYSNYFRFWLKWVLRLLTRKCELQRVFEGSKAGAQRTLSIEHSLESSKNKVLRNAVHVEEAEVEKCVRDVMKEKKIEQKDTGFKTNLHISLLQISGYKKLYLNVENLRKVPYDSDNEEHEEQLIELWNLLMPHENLKARITKQWCDIGFQGDDPKTDFRGMGLLGLVNLVYFSKHYTNEARQILSRSNHPKLGYSYAIVGINLTEMAYSLLKNGALRSHLYNMVFGLPQMEHFHQFYCYLVYEFDKFWFEEEPESIMHFNQYREKFHEKIKGLLLDCDAILTLQNTKKP, from the exons ATGTTGGTGTACTTCTGGGGGTTCCTGTACAGCAACTATTTTCGGTTTTGGCTGAAGTGGGTCTTGAGGCTGCTGACTCGGAAATGCGAACTGCAGCGCGTCTTCGAGGGCTCGAAGGCAGGCGCGCAGAGGACGCTGAGCATAG AACATTCGCTGGAATCATCAAAGAATAAG GTTTTAAGAAATGCTGTACATGTTGAGGAAGCTGAAGTGGAGAAGTGTGTTAGAGatgtaatgaaagaaaagaaaattgaacaGAAGGATACAGG GTTTAAGACAAATCTGCATATATCCTTACTGCAGATATCAGGTTATAAAAAACTTTATTTGAATGTGGAAAATCTGAGGAAGGTCCCGTATGATTCAGATAACGAAGAACACGAGGAACAGTTAATTGAG CTTTGGAATTTGCTGATGCCTCATGAGAATCTGAAGGCCAGAATCACCAAGCAGTGGTGTGACATTGGCTTCCAAGGTGATGATCCCAAAACAGACTTCAGAGGAATGGGCCTGCTGGGGTTAGTGAATCTGGT GTATTTTAGTAAGCATTACACCAATGAAGCTCGTCAGATCCTTTCTCGTTCAAATCACCCAAAGCTGGG ATATTCTTATGCAATAGTTGGAATCAATCTGACAGAAATGGCGTACAGCTTACTTAAGAATGGTGCTTTGAGGTCTCATCTGTACAACATGGTCTTTGGATTGCCACAGATGGAGCACTTCCATCAGTTTTACT gtTATCTGGTTTATGAGTTTGACAAGTTCTGGTTTGAAGAAGAACCAGAAAGCATTATGCACTTCAACCAGTACAGAGAGAAATTCCATGAAAAAATTAAGGGACTTCTACTGGATTGTGATGCGATACTAACCttacaaaacacaaagaaacctTAA
- the ELMOD2 gene encoding ELMO domain-containing protein 2 isoform X2 → MLVYFWGFLYSNYFRFWLKWVLRLLTRKCELQRVFEGSKAGAQRTLSIEHSLESSKNKVLRNAVHVEEAEVEKCVRDVMKEKKIEQKDTGFKTNLHISLLQISGYKKLYLNVENLRKVPYDSDNEEHEEQLIELWNLLMPHENLKARITKQWCDIGFQGDDPKTDFRGMGLLGYFSKHYTNEARQILSRSNHPKLGYSYAIVGINLTEMAYSLLKNGALRSHLYNMVFGLPQMEHFHQFYCYLVYEFDKFWFEEEPESIMHFNQYREKFHEKIKGLLLDCDAILTLQNTKKP, encoded by the exons ATGTTGGTGTACTTCTGGGGGTTCCTGTACAGCAACTATTTTCGGTTTTGGCTGAAGTGGGTCTTGAGGCTGCTGACTCGGAAATGCGAACTGCAGCGCGTCTTCGAGGGCTCGAAGGCAGGCGCGCAGAGGACGCTGAGCATAG AACATTCGCTGGAATCATCAAAGAATAAG GTTTTAAGAAATGCTGTACATGTTGAGGAAGCTGAAGTGGAGAAGTGTGTTAGAGatgtaatgaaagaaaagaaaattgaacaGAAGGATACAGG GTTTAAGACAAATCTGCATATATCCTTACTGCAGATATCAGGTTATAAAAAACTTTATTTGAATGTGGAAAATCTGAGGAAGGTCCCGTATGATTCAGATAACGAAGAACACGAGGAACAGTTAATTGAG CTTTGGAATTTGCTGATGCCTCATGAGAATCTGAAGGCCAGAATCACCAAGCAGTGGTGTGACATTGGCTTCCAAGGTGATGATCCCAAAACAGACTTCAGAGGAATGGGCCTGCTGGG GTATTTTAGTAAGCATTACACCAATGAAGCTCGTCAGATCCTTTCTCGTTCAAATCACCCAAAGCTGGG ATATTCTTATGCAATAGTTGGAATCAATCTGACAGAAATGGCGTACAGCTTACTTAAGAATGGTGCTTTGAGGTCTCATCTGTACAACATGGTCTTTGGATTGCCACAGATGGAGCACTTCCATCAGTTTTACT gtTATCTGGTTTATGAGTTTGACAAGTTCTGGTTTGAAGAAGAACCAGAAAGCATTATGCACTTCAACCAGTACAGAGAGAAATTCCATGAAAAAATTAAGGGACTTCTACTGGATTGTGATGCGATACTAACCttacaaaacacaaagaaacctTAA